A genomic stretch from Strongyloides ratti genome assembly S_ratti_ED321, chromosome : 1 includes:
- a CDS encoding E3 ubiquitin-protein ligase UBR2 has protein sequence MIDRILKAGRDEDWILATKLLYEHWTENCPKVFVEKTENPWLSNINEARVYDELIRPIASLYIGEEIKPADFEDDEDRGCSLQRLANEYGCSVENDGKGQICGKRFENGELTYHCKDCEADGTCVLCKECFERSEHRNHNHKVTVSIGGGYCDCGDPEAWKNDFACDDHKPIETEDGMETQSLIIQIPPQIESRLKQLTLSVILYSISVLVSDGDEKLSNLLNLSSKSKVQNNFQAILYNDETHTYDAVIKALVNAINVSDETACKIATIIDKEGRAAVKIGAKSDCEKVRQIITKKTSRENPTNKSKKEGPLEVKVLSSVTVAVQDFAFFLLKWLNKQMTIFTPLQSIVADICLNRYCNPDSTIDNLCSAPTITKEINDKSDDDDDVQAMDVGTEKVESLRIIDSITDDVQTFFDTLTKPREQIPKSDAELARERCSGRKKDNGDIIIALMIKANIKWWKSVRLTTQSFIMTALVRRLDYKIQFSRLFIAHYKKLLKDYCLDDHHQSASVLSLTVQYFTVPTVAKAIIAGDNAFGVCMQTIIKLMNSYLKKAKYNQALDVYDFQDGAYGKHPFYVKRLSTILVDVQYLLQSVPSQDEWTSELRAGFLHGVDDLLRFLGYIQDMNQTVKHYGEHQVWEMEWETAFYLQLFLQNVIPLVVDWAISDFEVYKEVFKRVYDKIKDLISKHPEMSASKKEITINGITASCIDFNINWRPISIHQPIWRIFAALFTANNKTFLKDITTNASGIRLEWEPTPYRMHLDLAIMSEPALRCIVFYNQVTLGMWRKNGFGVVNQCHNYNSANCRGEMFDRDIILLQATAALTDSDQFLIRIIHRYGLNNWANLDFDYDLLKANHEASLANDAATNNSNNEDAITRIPNNRTRFLRTTIVGTDFRMDTVFGHNNQTPPNQSPLLEDSSKHLTGLAEEMLNLVIYLVCERYVKGVGKVTLQDILEREIIHMLSITSLPYSRIEKITNWGDFTEELLQSCLQNVATYSHPEKSVPGIFTLKEEIKPYFSQYFYHYNKTESSRAEQTQKESRRNLDLELRCCPPHELPEFDDFYKNVPNILKCTIFVCLQKAILERFIRKSRFSSEGLVNRVCYTICLALNEQRRHNKPDTYDYISIGENYGILKLLEGTLTASPSSNCCDMITYTIQKYEEVLAWCSGKEIVKEKISETKDLQDEIDKANKRAEKAKRLREQAMKKMMNKASNFMKNSTMNESPKEGITATTSQSPRLLSVMDDDEETGEIVNDKGFPVCLGAHKSEILPIEKKQSLCILCQDTGDLKFGKTGFVCCAFAYKSYLFTQKDYINSKSNNNLDVFVDAYVPESLAIMTCGHTIHYQCFKNFQEAYKSRNNSRTTNTHNTRIIDIDGGEYLCPLCKRISNCAIPYIPHQDFSGITKLSLHTLSTKDEDFSTWLLKYRTAVKGPSKKIRPTDDKQPYKGHSRKRSHSERSLLDLAKQGDKPFIDNNLSSTPAPKFVSEASLSINADVGDSATNTPNSEAFRSSTNIGSIDSSFFDTVSPKNLLSNFKHMKKKAYLYKSRKDSIPRIMRDTDMIYNFINEMAEFRKESFTSKDQNQKYLKVCNIWHTCVFILRQVAGILEEENKPLFGALNFRQRESLKCLTRMATASSNFISSINSRSLTTILLQPLLYPLNANDGGKSSKEDKTTSPFPVLSKFHVSLMQRANSISSEDSNNQRNREVKSPEHDMGQETLSTKVANRIKKQDSILNIDCLTLAFDLIMVIGHTSINGEVYLHDRYNEASFNLVVDGSQDELNVIQLVLYAHIFQILATFENNESDDIDMPIQDETYFKIMDIVNAIGKDDKQFVKNIERNFSKVKENIIKGILGYLRPLAIFYRTLTLIPPPEVLKDPGFDQLSPLLRYMGLPSSLEELFSVEDILPLYEMWGKQLPNKTNGLNNQIYVKQPITINKLIDLPKNFIEIIVEASKFRCPSSLRIDNVSSNPSLCLVCGKILCTQSICCQTKINKNEEIGAGNLHMQTCTGQNGLFLRMRECIIEAVTTKNRGAHYSGPYVDKYGEQDGGNKRGNMLFFSEHLYSKFKKAWLHQDVVEMIINENEVNHRLSIYEWRQF, from the exons aTGATTGACCGTATCTTAAAAGCGGGTAGAGATGAAGATTGGATTTTGGCAACAAAATTACTCTATGAACATTGGACAGAAAATTGTCCTAAAGTTTTTGTTGAAAAAACTGAAAATCCATGGTTATCTAATATAAATGAAGCTAGAGTTT atGATGAATTAATTAGGCCAATAGCCTCATTGTATATAGGAGAAGAAATAAAACCAGCTGATTTTGAAGATGATGAGGATCGTGGATGTTCTTTACAACGTCTTGCTAATGAGTATGGTTGTAGTGTTGAGAATGATGGTAAAGGACAAATTTGTGGAAAACGTTTTGAAAATGGTGAATTAACATACCATTGTAAAGATTGTGAAGCTGATGGTACGTGTGTTTTATGTAAAGAATGTTTTGAAAGATCTGAACACCGTAATCATAATCATAAAGTTACTGTTTCTATTGGAGGAGGTTATTGTGATTGTGGTGATCCAGAAGCATGGAAAAATGACTTTGCCTGTGATGACCATAAACCAATTGAAACAGAAGATGGTATGGAAACACAATCACTTATAATTCAGATACCGCCGCAAATAGAATCACGTCTTAAACAGCTTACACTTagtgttattttatattcaatatCTGTATTAGTATCTGATGGTgatgaaaaattatctaatcttttaaatttatctagTAAATCTAAAGTACAGAATAACTTTCAAGCTATATTATACAATGATGAGACACATACTTATGATGCTGTTATAAAGGCTTTAGTTAATGCTATAAATGTTTCTGATGAAACAGCTTGTAAGATAGCAACAATAATTGATAAGGAAGGCCGTGCAGCTGTCAAAATTGGGGCAAAAAGTGATTGTGAAAAAGTTAGgcaaataataacaaaaaagacTAGTAGAGAAAATCCAACAAATAAAAGCAAAAAAGAAGGGCCATTAGAAGTTAAAGTTCTTAGTTCAGTGACTGTAGCTGTTCAAGATTTTGCCTTCTTTTTATTGAAATggttaaataaacaaatgaCAATTTTTACACCACTTCAAAGTATTGTTGCAGATATTTGTCTAAATAGATATTGTAATCCTGATAGTACTATTGATAATTTATGTTCAGCACCAACAATAACTAAAGAGATAAATGATAAATCTGATGATGACGATGATGTACAAGCAATGGATGTTGGTACTGAAAAAGTTGAAAGTTTAAGAATAATTGATTCTATTACTGATGATGTTCAAACATTTTTTGATACTTTAACAAAACCACGTGAACAAATACCTAAATCTGATGCAGAATTAGCTCGTGAAAGATGTAGTggaagaaaaaaagataatggTGATATAATTATAGCACTTATGATAAAGGCTAATATTAAATGGTGGAAATCTGTACGCCTTACAACACAATCTTTTATTATGACGGCACTGGTACGGCGTCTTGACTACAAAATCCAATTTTCAAGATTATTTATAGCACATTACAAAAAGTTACTGAAAGATTATTGTTTAGATGATCATCATCAGTCAGCATCTGTCTTATCTTTAACTGTTCAATATTTCACTGTACCAACTGTTGCTAAAGCAATTATAGCTGGTGATAATGCTTTTGGTGTATGTATGCAAACAATTATAAAGTTAATGAATTCTTATCTAAAAAAAGCTAAATATAATCAGGCATTAGATGTATATGATTTTCAAGATGGTGCTTATGGAAAACATcctttttatgttaaaagaTTATCAACTATTCTTGTTGATgtacaatatttattacaatCTGTTCCTTCTCAGGATGAATGGACATCTGAATTAAGGGCGGGTTTTCTTCATGGTGTTGATGATTTACTTCGATTTCTTGGATATATTCAAGATATGAATCAGACAGTTAAACACTATGGTGAACATCAAGTATGGGAAATGGAATGGGAAACAGCATTTTATCTTCAATTGTTTCTTCAAAATGTTATTCCACTTGTTGTTGATTGGGCAATATCTGATTTTGAAGTTTACAAAGAAGTTTTCAAAAGagtatatgataaaataaaggATTTAATTAGTAAACATCCAGAAATGTCAGcttcaaaaaaagaaattacaATAAATGGAATTACTGCATCTTGTATTGATTTCAATATTAACTGGAGACCAATATCAATTCATCAACCTATATGGAGAATATTTGCTGCACTTTTTACagctaataataaaacatttttaaaagatattacaACAAATGCTTCTGGTATTAGACTTGAATGGGAACCAACACCATATCGTATGCATTTAGATTTAGCCATTATGTCTGAACCAGCATTAAGATGTATTGTATTTTATAATCAGGTAACATTAGGAATGTGGAGAAAAAATGGTTTTGGTGTTGTTAATCAATGCCATAATTACAATTCAGCTAATTGTCGTGGTGAAATGTTTGATAGagatataattttacttCAAGCAACAGCTGCTCTAACTGATTCTGATCAATTTCTTATTAGAATAATTCATAGATATGGTCTTAACAATTGGGCTAATTTAGATTTTGattatgatttattaaaagctAACCATGAAGCTTCTTTAGCTAATGATGCTGCTAccaataatagtaataatgaAGATGCAATTACACGTATACCCAATAATAGGACAAGATTTTTAAGAACAACTATTGTTGGTACAGATTTTAGAATGGATACTGTATTTGGTCATAATAATCAAACACCACCTAATCAATCTCCATTATTGGAAGATTCATCAAAACATTTAACTGGTCTTGCTGaagaaatgttaaatttagTAATTTATCTTGTTTGTGAACGATATGTAAAAGGAGTCGGAAAGGTAACTTTACAAGATATTTTGGAAAGAGAGATAATTCATATGTTATCAATAACTTCTTTACCATATTCaagaattgaaaaaattactaattgGGGAGATTTTACAGAGGAGTTACTTCAAAGTTGTTTACAAAATGTTGCTACATATTCACATCCAGAAAAATCTGTTCCAGGAATATTTACTTTGAAAGAGGAAATTAAACCATATTTttcacaatatttttatcattacaaTAAAACAGAATCTTCCAGAGCAGAACAAACACAAAAGGAAAGTAGAAGAAATTTAGATCTTGAATTGAGATGTTGTCCACCTCATGAATTACCTGAATTTgatgatttttataaaaatgtaccAAATATTCTTAAATGTACAATTTTTGTTTGCCTTCAGAAAGCTATTTTAGAAAGATTTATACGTAAAAGTCGTTTTAGTTCTGAAGGTTTAGTTAATCGTGTATGTTATACTATATGTCTAGCATTAAATGAACAAAGAAGGCATAATAAACCTGATACATATGATTATATAAGTATTGGAGAAAATTAtggaatattaaaattattagaagGAACTTTAACAGCATCACCATCATCAAATTGTTGTGATATGATAACATATACCATACAAAAATATGAAGAAGTTCTTGCATGGTGTTCTGGTAAAGAAATTGTTAAAGAAAAGATTAGTGAAACTAAAGATTTACAGGATGAAATTGATAAAGCAAACAAAAGAGCTGAAAAAGCTAAAAGACTTAGGGAACAGgcaatgaaaaaaatgatgaataAGGCTTctaattttatgaaaaattctACAATGAATGAAAGTCCTAAAGAAGGTATAACAGCAACTACATCTCAATCACCAAGACTTTTATCTGTAATGGATGATGATGAAGAGACAGGAGAAATAGTAAATGACAAAGGATTCCCAGTTTGTTTAGGAGCTCATAAATCAGAAATATTACctattgaaaaaaaacaaagtCTTTGTATTTTATGTCAAGATACAGGAGATTTGAAATTTGGAAAAACTGGTTTTGTATGTTGTGCATTTGCTTATAAAAGTTATCTTTTTACTCAAAAAGATTACATTAACtcaaaaagtaataataatttagatGTATTTGTTGATGCTTATGTACCAGAATCTTTAGCTATTATGACATGTGGACATACAATACATTATCaatgtttcaaaaatttCCAAGAAGCATATAAATCAAGGAATAATTCAAGAACAACAAATACTCATAATACCAGGATCATTGATATTGATGGTGGAGAATATTTATGTCCTTTGTGTAAAAGAATAAGTAACTGTGCTATACCATATATTCCTCATCAAGATTTTAGTGGTATTACCAAATTATCATTACATACTTTATCAACTAAAGATGAAGATTTTAGTACATGGTTACTTAAATATAGAACAGCTGTTAAAGGAccttcaaaaaaaattcgACCTACTGATGATAAACAACCATATAAAGGACATTCAAGAAAAAGATCCCACTCTGAGAGAAGTTTATTAGATTTAGCTAAACAAGGTGATAAAccatttattgataataatctTTCATCAACACCAGCACCTAAATTTGTTTCTGAAGCttctttatcaataaatgCAGATGTTGGTGATTCAGCAACAAATACACCAAATAGTGAAGCTTTTCGTTCATCAACAAATATTGGTTCCATTGattcatcattttttgatACAGTATCACCAAAAAATCTTCTctcaaattttaaacatatgAAAAAGAAGGCATACCTTTATAAAAGTAGAAAAGATTCTATACCAAGGATAATGAGAGATACAGATATgatatacaattttattaatgaaatgGCTGAATTTAGGAAAGAATCATTTACATCTAAAGatcaaaatcaaaaatatttaaaagtttgtAATATATGGCATACATGTGTCTTTATTTTAAGGCAGGTAGCTGGTATTTTGgaagaagaaaataaacCTTTGTTTGGTGCATTAAATTTTAGGCAAAGAGAATCCTTGAAATGTTTGACTAGAATGGCAACAGCAAGTTCCAATTTTATTTCAAGTATTAATAGTAGAAGTTTAACTACAATTCTTCTTCAACCATTATTATATCCATTAAATGCTAATGATGGAGGTAAAAGTAGCAAAGAAGACAAGACAACATCACCATTTCCTGTTTTGTCTAAATTTCATGTATCTTTAATGCAACGAGCTAACTCTATATCATCAGAAGATAGTAATAATCAAAGGAATCGTGAAGTTAAATCTCCTGAACATg ATATGGGACAAGAAACATTATCAACAAAAGTTGCTAATAGAATTAAGAAACAAGAtagtatattaaatatagatTGTCTTACATTGGCATTTGATCTTATTATGGTAATTGGACATACATCAATTAATGGAGAAGTTTATCTTCATGATAGATATAATGAAGcttcttttaatttagttGTTGATGGTAGTCAAGATGAATTAAATGTTATTCAATTAGTTTTGTATGCTCATATTTTCCAGATATTAGCtacatttgaaaataatgaaagtGATGATATAGATATGCCTATACAAGAtgaaacatattttaaaataatggaTATTGTTAATGCTATAGGAAAAGATGATAAacaatttgttaaaaatattgaaagaaatttttcaaaagttaaagaaaatattatcaaaggAATTTTAGGATATCTTAGGCCTTTAGCAATATTTTATCGTACATTAACATTAATACCACCACCAGAAGTTTTAAAAGATCCTGGTTTTGATCAATTATCACCATTATTAAGATATATGGGTTTACCATCATCACTTGAAGAATTATTTTCTGTTGAAGATATATTACCTCTTTATGAAATGTGGGGAAAACAATTAccaaataaaacaaatggattaaataatcaaatttatgttaaacaaccaataacaataaataaattaatagatttaccaaaaaatttcattgaAATTATTGTTGAAGCTTCTAAATTTAGGTGTCCTTCATCATTAAGAATTGATAATGTCTCTTCGAATCCTTCATTATGCCTTGTTTGTGGAAAAATTCTTTGTACACAATCAATTTGTTGTCAAACAAAGATAAACAAAAATGAAGAGATAGGTGCTGGTAATTTACATATGCAAACATGTACTGGTCAGAATGGCCTTTTCCTTCGAATGAGAGAATGTATAATTGAAGCTGTGACAACAAAAAATCGTGGAGCTCATTATAGTGGACCGTATGTTGATAAGTATGGTGAACAGGATGGTGGCAATAAACGTGGTAACATGTTATTTTTCAGTGAACATTTATattctaaatttaaaaaagcatGGCTTCATCAGGATGTTGTTGAAAtgattataaatgaaaatgaagTTAATCATAGGTTGTCTATTTACGAATGGcgacaattttaa